A single Marinitoga aeolica DNA region contains:
- a CDS encoding HEAT repeat domain-containing protein has product MNIKKMLYSSNEKELLKALEIIAEEQKNKYAKDLFKMLKYENNIIVQEAIINTLKQLNLENIPDELFLNLLSDEKLLLKEFALSLLSISKKIKVLGKLIESEDKDIRKYALDGLYRTKEKEAIKYIAKCLNDPDINNQIAAIEYLGLLGANEYAEEISEKLKTAKNPFLITTILETLSLIGNEKTDKIIDEKIKKLNKPYLIIPYSKYIFSRKNVFECIDFFANNKHKKMIINDFLEYIFRNYKNIKIYQKLKNKLGEILIDILKSEDFDTYKYDILIVLNNLFEDEIEDILKENIKYLNDEGIMAAVEIVNERKLTSLKEDLQEVKEKFSEEVRAIIDDVFLEMKEW; this is encoded by the coding sequence ATGAATATAAAAAAAATGTTATATTCTTCTAATGAAAAAGAGCTTTTAAAAGCACTTGAGATAATTGCTGAAGAGCAAAAGAACAAATATGCGAAAGATTTATTTAAAATGTTAAAATACGAAAATAATATAATAGTTCAAGAAGCCATAATCAATACTTTAAAGCAGTTAAATTTAGAGAATATTCCAGATGAATTATTTTTGAATTTATTAAGTGATGAAAAATTATTATTAAAAGAATTTGCATTATCCCTTTTAAGTATATCAAAAAAAATTAAGGTATTAGGAAAATTAATTGAAAGTGAAGATAAAGATATTAGAAAATATGCATTAGATGGACTTTATAGGACAAAAGAAAAAGAAGCAATTAAATATATAGCTAAATGTTTGAACGATCCAGATATAAATAATCAAATTGCAGCAATAGAGTATTTGGGATTATTAGGAGCGAATGAATATGCTGAAGAGATATCAGAAAAATTAAAAACAGCAAAAAATCCATTTTTAATTACCACTATACTTGAAACTCTGTCTTTAATAGGTAATGAAAAAACAGATAAAATAATAGATGAAAAAATAAAAAAATTAAATAAACCATATCTGATTATACCATATTCTAAATATATATTCAGCAGAAAAAATGTTTTTGAATGCATAGATTTTTTTGCTAACAATAAACATAAAAAAATGATTATAAATGATTTTCTGGAATATATTTTCAGGAATTATAAAAATATAAAAATATATCAAAAATTAAAAAATAAATTAGGGGAAATATTGATAGATATTTTGAAGTCAGAGGATTTTGATACATATAAATACGATATTTTGATTGTTTTAAACAATTTGTTTGAAGATGAAATTGAGGATATATTGAAAGAAAATATAAAATATTTAAATGATGAAGGAATAATGGCAGCAGTTGAAATAGTAAATGAAAGAAAATTAACGTCTCTAAAAGAGGATCTTCAAGAAGTTAAAGAAAAATTTTCTGAAGAAGTTAGAGCAATTATTGATGATGTTTTTTTGGAGATGAAAGAATGGTAG
- a CDS encoding ParA family protein has product MAEVIVFANRKGGSGKTTLAYNLANVMNKKTLLIDFDSQAHSTVYAGINPFDVKYGIYEMIVDYLNTGKYQNKTLNIHNIDIIPSNQNLAALEIELASYEGRNFVLKDILIDFHNKYDYIFIDTPPSLGLLTINALNASDYLLIPVKSDFLSLVGLSQMMEIYYKVNTENPDLKFLGVIPTMVDKRTKISKEIINELKRIFGEKKVLTPLRNDVKLIESSSHGIPIKKYAPKSRAALDIRKIAKEIQELVK; this is encoded by the coding sequence ATGGCTGAAGTTATTGTTTTCGCTAATAGAAAAGGTGGTAGTGGGAAAACAACACTTGCATATAATTTAGCCAATGTTATGAATAAAAAAACATTATTAATAGATTTTGATTCTCAAGCACATTCAACTGTTTATGCAGGCATAAATCCTTTTGATGTGAAGTATGGAATATATGAGATGATAGTGGATTATTTAAATACAGGGAAATATCAAAATAAAACTTTAAATATTCATAATATAGATATTATTCCATCAAACCAAAATTTAGCAGCACTTGAAATTGAATTAGCATCATATGAAGGAAGAAATTTTGTTTTAAAGGATATATTAATAGATTTTCATAATAAATACGATTATATTTTTATAGATACACCTCCAAGTTTAGGATTATTGACGATTAATGCGTTAAACGCTTCTGATTATTTATTAATACCAGTAAAAAGTGATTTCCTGTCTTTAGTAGGACTATCTCAAATGATGGAAATCTATTATAAAGTAAATACTGAAAATCCAGATTTAAAATTTCTTGGTGTAATTCCGACAATGGTTGATAAAAGGACAAAAATTTCAAAGGAAATAATAAATGAGTTAAAGAGAATTTTTGGAGAAAAAAAGGTATTAACTCCACTTAGAAATGATGTAAAGCTTATAGAGTCATCAAGTCATGGAATACCAATAAAAAAATATGCGCCAAAATCAAGAGCGGCATTAGATATAAGAAAAATTGCAAAAGAAATACAGGAGTTGGTTAAATGA
- a CDS encoding response regulator translates to MYKILVIDDSKMTRSYHASILKAAGYEVLEAEDGAKALDILYREGDIDLILTDLNMPNLDGYTMIKKIREDENYKDIPIIIVTTLDKSTNKMKGFEVGANFYIVKPSDPESLIESVNIALGED, encoded by the coding sequence ATGTATAAAATTCTTGTAATAGATGATTCTAAGATGACAAGAAGTTATCATGCCAGTATTTTAAAAGCGGCAGGATATGAGGTACTTGAAGCAGAAGACGGTGCAAAGGCTTTAGATATATTATATAGAGAAGGAGATATAGATCTTATATTAACGGATTTAAATATGCCAAATCTCGATGGTTATACAATGATAAAAAAGATTAGAGAAGATGAAAATTATAAAGACATACCAATAATTATTGTAACGACGTTAGATAAATCTACAAATAAAATGAAAGGGTTTGAAGTAGGAGCCAATTTTTATATAGTAAAACCATCAGACCCAGAATCATTAATAGAAAGTGTAAACATAGCGCTTGGAGAGGATTAA
- a CDS encoding CheR family methyltransferase, translating into MVDTINYNKIRDYIYEKTGIYIEEKRMYFFKNRVIKRIKKLALDNPETYYNFLVKSEYSEMELKKLISEITINETYFFREFPQLKVFAEYALNDVIKRKSNKYIKVLSAGSASGEEPYTLSIILKEMLDYGFDYKIDALDIDPIMVLKARSAVYSDYSIRDVPKEYLAKYFEKEGNNYKVKDIVKDKVNIYNLNLIEDETYEKLDDDYDFIFCRNVFIYFSDEIRKKIVTKFYTILNEGGYIFLGHSESINRITNAFRIVKANDFILYQKPSEGGANNV; encoded by the coding sequence ATGGTAGATACAATAAATTATAATAAAATAAGAGATTATATATATGAAAAAACAGGAATATATATTGAAGAGAAAAGGATGTATTTTTTTAAAAACAGGGTTATTAAAAGGATAAAAAAACTCGCATTAGATAATCCTGAAACATATTACAATTTTTTAGTAAAAAGCGAATACTCTGAGATGGAGTTAAAAAAACTAATAAGCGAAATAACAATAAATGAGACGTATTTTTTTAGAGAATTTCCTCAATTAAAAGTTTTTGCAGAATATGCATTAAATGATGTAATTAAAAGGAAAAGTAATAAATATATTAAAGTGTTATCTGCTGGTAGTGCCTCTGGTGAAGAACCTTATACATTATCTATAATTTTAAAGGAAATGCTTGATTATGGTTTTGATTATAAAATAGATGCTCTGGATATTGATCCAATAATGGTATTAAAGGCAAGAAGTGCAGTATATAGTGATTATTCTATTAGAGATGTACCTAAAGAATATTTAGCAAAATATTTTGAAAAAGAAGGAAATAATTATAAAGTAAAGGATATAGTGAAAGATAAAGTAAATATATATAATCTTAATTTAATTGAAGATGAAACATATGAAAAATTAGATGATGATTATGATTTTATCTTTTGCAGAAATGTGTTTATATATTTTTCAGATGAAATTAGAAAAAAGATTGTAACTAAATTTTATACGATTTTAAATGAAGGGGGCTATATATTTTTAGGTCATTCTGAATCTATAAACAGAATAACAAATGCTTTCAGGATTGTAAAGGCAAACGATTTCATATTATATCAAAAACCGTCTGAAGGAGGGGCAAATAATGTATAA
- a CDS encoding response regulator transcription factor: MAWKVLIVDDEPGIREVLKDYIEMNFEHTKIETAENADTALKKVTEDQYHIILLDIVMPGLDAFEFLRRVKDLNSLIQVIMITGNSTMERVLESIEAGADDYLLKPFSTKEIEEILKCSFARIERWRNAFRNSF, encoded by the coding sequence ATGGCCTGGAAAGTATTAATAGTTGATGATGAACCTGGCATTAGAGAAGTTTTAAAGGATTATATTGAAATGAATTTTGAACACACAAAAATTGAAACTGCAGAAAATGCAGATACTGCTTTAAAAAAAGTAACCGAAGACCAATACCATATTATTTTATTAGATATAGTAATGCCTGGACTTGATGCTTTTGAATTCTTAAGAAGGGTTAAAGATTTAAATTCACTCATACAGGTTATTATGATTACAGGAAACTCCACAATGGAAAGAGTTCTTGAATCTATAGAAGCAGGCGCTGATGATTATTTATTAAAACCTTTTTCCACAAAAGAAATTGAAGAAATATTAAAATGTTCATTTGCTAGAATAGAACGTTGGAGAAATGCCTTTAGAAATTCATTTTAG
- a CDS encoding PAS domain-containing sensor histidine kinase, which produces MEIDINNLNTPIAIIDIDGNILNSNFSFDVFFKEKNLFNLINPLFHSMLKSILKNHSTFYSSERKNKKIFKNKNYFILNLHPLNEKEYIMELYPKSKEYISEISINTKLKYLYSLTDFYNKSLSFLFSIQYLNKDEIEENFIKLIQHNDFILFISKEKESPYYFEFFENTYYYKLKKDIPLNIIPLINNSIEILSKHSESIFNIFSKREGTKVFDYLEIANNLIVGMFHEINNPLSIVLMKSEMLSNLIDEKYQGYVKSIIDNVYRIIEITGLFKALVKGEISQTKIDLIEIIKNVVKFMRFKAPSNIKINLSSNSWEPHYIKGNKQELMIVFSNLIENAIEAINSTKKTGFINISINELPTFYTVIIEDNGEGIPKENIKKIFEPFFTTKSKHGMGYGLFFVYNICLKHKIEINVDSKVNKGTKFILKISKIKGD; this is translated from the coding sequence ATGGAAATTGATATTAATAATTTAAACACTCCCATTGCTATAATTGATATTGATGGAAACATTCTTAATAGCAATTTTTCTTTTGACGTTTTTTTTAAAGAAAAAAATTTGTTTAACTTAATTAATCCACTTTTTCATTCTATGCTAAAAAGTATTTTGAAGAATCATTCTACATTTTATTCATCTGAAAGAAAAAATAAAAAAATCTTTAAAAATAAAAACTATTTTATTTTAAATCTTCATCCTTTAAATGAAAAAGAATATATAATGGAGTTATATCCAAAATCAAAAGAATATATATCTGAAATAAGCATTAATACCAAACTTAAATATCTTTATTCACTAACAGATTTCTATAATAAAAGTCTATCTTTTTTATTTTCAATTCAATATTTAAATAAAGATGAAATTGAAGAAAATTTTATTAAATTAATTCAACATAATGATTTTATTTTATTTATTTCAAAAGAGAAGGAAAGCCCCTATTATTTTGAATTTTTTGAAAATACTTATTATTACAAATTAAAAAAAGATATCCCTTTAAATATTATTCCTCTTATTAACAATTCTATTGAAATATTATCAAAACATTCTGAAAGTATTTTTAATATATTTTCTAAAAGAGAAGGAACAAAGGTATTCGATTATCTTGAAATCGCAAATAATTTAATCGTTGGTATGTTTCATGAAATAAATAACCCTCTATCTATTGTTTTAATGAAATCGGAAATGTTAAGTAATTTAATAGATGAAAAATATCAAGGATATGTTAAAAGTATTATTGATAATGTATATAGAATAATTGAAATTACAGGGTTATTTAAAGCTTTAGTAAAAGGTGAAATTTCACAAACAAAAATCGATTTAATAGAAATTATAAAAAATGTTGTGAAATTTATGCGTTTTAAAGCACCTTCGAATATAAAAATAAATTTAAGTTCTAATTCCTGGGAACCACACTATATTAAAGGTAACAAACAAGAATTAATGATCGTCTTTTCAAATTTAATAGAAAATGCTATTGAAGCTATTAACTCCACCAAAAAAACAGGATTTATTAACATTTCAATTAATGAACTCCCAACCTTTTATACTGTAATTATTGAAGATAACGGAGAAGGTATCCCTAAAGAAAATATTAAGAAAATTTTTGAACCATTTTTTACCACAAAATCAAAACATGGTATGGGATATGGTCTCTTTTTCGTATATAATATATGTCTAAAGCATAAAATTGAAATTAATGTTGATAGTAAAGTAAATAAAGGAACCAAATTTATATTAAAAATTTCTAAAATAAAGGGGGATTAA
- a CDS encoding HD-GYP domain-containing protein, whose translation MNIELSRNVVNNFTKLIEMLETIFDETQNMDEYYEKLLELAIKTIPEADYGSLIMIIPEKNSWIWLATVGHNKNLLCNMTFYINRKNLKEGLIFVDGNILEKTKENMSEYSYRIIKKASTPIKQTIAYHLKITEKIWMGFALDIDANSNKTFSEDSINILKLFGNLAKIFLKNKIEKDKINELNKELKFKNYEYQKLNEEMHNKYKIFIDSIHQLSQLLISSDDEKYLIKESLRICAKIIPFFEKAIFAKRMDNKIIIKDSIGYENLMVEKLKIKREFKEKNMNIITFSEIEGDFYQIKVVSSYYIFIKLNEKNREYLVDKYDLSSKYENILYSLIELKDRLNKEKLFSKNLIKAFINLFDKNTAYKLNHSEKTAYYATLIGKEMGFDEKQLEKLYWAAILHDIGKIGIPQNILVKSSALTLEEYENIKKHTLLGYNIILKYLGDKELAKIVKYHHERCDGKGYPEGLKCKEIPLESKIIAVADAYAEMITKKAYRTTLLKKEAIKRIKENSGTQFDPMIVDIFINYLESKK comes from the coding sequence ATGAATATTGAATTAAGCCGTAATGTTGTAAATAATTTTACTAAACTCATTGAAATGCTGGAAACAATTTTTGATGAAACACAAAATATGGATGAATATTATGAAAAATTATTGGAATTAGCAATAAAAACAATTCCTGAAGCAGATTATGGCTCTTTAATAATGATTATACCAGAAAAGAATTCGTGGATATGGTTGGCAACTGTAGGACATAATAAAAATTTATTATGTAATATGACGTTTTATATTAATAGAAAAAATTTAAAAGAGGGATTAATTTTTGTGGATGGAAATATATTAGAAAAAACAAAGGAGAATATGTCTGAATATTCGTATAGGATAATAAAAAAAGCGTCAACGCCTATCAAACAAACAATAGCATACCATCTGAAAATAACAGAGAAAATATGGATGGGATTTGCACTTGATATAGATGCTAATAGCAATAAAACTTTTTCTGAAGATTCAATAAATATATTGAAATTATTTGGAAATTTAGCAAAAATATTTTTAAAAAATAAAATAGAAAAGGATAAAATAAATGAATTGAATAAAGAATTAAAATTCAAAAATTATGAATACCAAAAACTTAATGAAGAAATGCATAATAAGTATAAAATATTTATTGATTCTATTCATCAATTGTCTCAATTGTTAATTTCATCTGATGATGAAAAATATTTAATTAAAGAATCTTTAAGAATTTGTGCAAAAATCATACCTTTTTTTGAAAAAGCGATTTTTGCTAAAAGAATGGATAATAAGATAATTATTAAAGATAGTATAGGATATGAAAATTTAATGGTAGAAAAGCTTAAAATTAAAAGAGAGTTTAAGGAAAAAAATATGAATATAATAACTTTTTCAGAAATAGAAGGAGATTTTTATCAAATTAAAGTAGTTTCATCATATTATATATTTATAAAATTAAATGAAAAAAACAGAGAATATCTTGTTGATAAATATGATTTATCTTCTAAATATGAAAATATACTGTATTCATTAATTGAATTGAAAGACAGATTAAATAAAGAGAAATTGTTTTCAAAAAATTTAATTAAAGCATTTATTAATTTATTTGATAAAAATACTGCATATAAATTAAATCATTCTGAAAAAACTGCATATTATGCGACATTAATAGGAAAAGAAATGGGATTTGATGAAAAACAATTAGAAAAACTATATTGGGCAGCAATATTACATGATATAGGTAAAATTGGAATACCACAAAATATTTTAGTTAAAAGTTCAGCTTTAACTTTGGAGGAATATGAGAATATAAAAAAACATACTTTATTGGGCTATAATATTATTTTAAAATATTTGGGAGATAAAGAATTAGCTAAAATTGTCAAATATCATCATGAAAGATGTGATGGCAAAGGTTATCCAGAAGGACTAAAATGTAAAGAAATACCTTTAGAATCTAAAATAATAGCTGTTGCTGATGCTTATGCAGAAATGATTACAAAAAAGGCATATAGAACAACATTATTGAAGAAAGAAGCAATAAAAAGAATTAAAGAAAATAGTGGAACACAATTTGATCCAATGATTGTAGACATATTCATTAATTATTTAGAATCAAAAAAATAA
- a CDS encoding chemotaxis protein CheA, which yields MNFDKKFIEGILTDFHEEVEENINLIEMNLVDFEKTRNFKLTNSIMRGFHSLKGISRLLLSMEIPDRYIEKIKALENISHKLEDLTLTLGEKMDEKKIDMLYEGLDLIKKIRKSFEDESVSIDISDFMKNIENIKIKKDKETSLIETKLKLLINLKEQFFEYLINAEEYDMLQIERMKKPIMNILMKIDNKKLIHKFEEIIKYIQQKNKNSIKKTIDEFDKILYNKKDEKVEDVSIEFSDTIRVDIKKINNIMNLVGELITIKNTSSFLLKELYKISPVLYKEYSMIFSNLDKISVNLQEQILSLKMVPIKELLYRYKRLIRELAKEKNKKISYEISGENIELDRILLENLSDPLTHLIRNAIDHGIETIEERKKLGKNEEGLIKTNVYYESGYVYIEVIDDGRGIDSEKIRKKAKELGLNTEKSDEEIINYIFEPGFSTAEEVTEISGRGVGMDVVKNNIEKLNGKIFIETKKGQGTKITLKIPNSLMNVEGIMFYIEENKYIFPFEEVEKIIKVKKDKIHNYSNQIFVEYNDEIIPVFDLKGILENKEYSYEEIISREYKYDLLPMVIIDNGNAAILIDELIEENEFLVKPLPEYLKHKFIYGSTILGNGDIVLILRPSGLVI from the coding sequence ATGAATTTTGATAAAAAGTTTATAGAAGGTATATTAACCGATTTCCATGAAGAAGTGGAAGAAAACATCAATTTAATTGAAATGAATTTGGTTGATTTTGAAAAAACGAGAAATTTTAAATTAACTAATTCAATAATGCGAGGATTTCATAGCCTGAAGGGAATATCAAGGCTATTATTATCTATGGAAATACCCGATAGATATATTGAAAAGATAAAAGCTTTAGAAAATATTTCACATAAATTGGAGGATTTGACATTAACTCTTGGAGAAAAGATGGACGAAAAAAAAATCGATATGTTATATGAGGGATTAGACCTGATAAAAAAAATAAGAAAATCATTTGAGGATGAAAGTGTAAGTATAGATATTTCAGATTTTATGAAAAATATTGAAAATATAAAAATAAAAAAGGATAAAGAAACGAGTTTAATAGAAACGAAATTGAAATTATTAATAAATTTAAAAGAACAATTTTTTGAATATTTAATAAATGCAGAAGAATATGATATGCTTCAAATAGAAAGAATGAAAAAGCCTATTATGAATATTCTAATGAAAATAGACAATAAGAAACTAATTCACAAGTTTGAAGAAATAATAAAATATATTCAACAAAAGAATAAAAATAGCATTAAAAAAACCATTGATGAATTTGATAAAATTTTATATAATAAGAAAGATGAAAAGGTTGAAGATGTTAGTATAGAATTTTCAGATACAATTAGAGTAGATATCAAAAAGATTAATAACATAATGAATTTAGTAGGTGAATTAATAACTATAAAAAATACTTCATCATTTTTGTTAAAAGAATTATATAAGATATCTCCGGTATTATATAAAGAATATTCCATGATTTTTTCAAATTTAGACAAGATAAGTGTTAATCTTCAGGAGCAGATTTTAAGTTTGAAAATGGTGCCTATAAAGGAATTATTATATAGATATAAAAGATTAATAAGGGAGTTAGCTAAAGAAAAAAATAAAAAAATATCATATGAAATCTCAGGTGAAAATATAGAATTGGATAGAATTTTATTGGAAAACTTATCTGATCCGCTAACTCATTTAATTAGAAATGCAATTGACCATGGAATAGAAACTATTGAGGAAAGAAAAAAGCTTGGTAAAAATGAAGAAGGATTAATAAAAACAAATGTGTATTATGAAAGTGGTTATGTGTATATTGAAGTTATTGACGATGGACGTGGTATTGATTCAGAAAAAATTAGAAAGAAAGCAAAAGAATTAGGGCTTAATACGGAAAAATCAGATGAAGAAATTATTAATTATATTTTTGAACCGGGATTTAGCACTGCAGAAGAGGTTACAGAAATCTCTGGGCGCGGAGTAGGAATGGATGTGGTAAAAAATAACATAGAAAAATTGAATGGAAAGATTTTTATCGAAACTAAAAAAGGACAGGGAACAAAAATCACATTAAAAATTCCTAATTCATTAATGAATGTAGAGGGCATCATGTTTTATATTGAAGAAAATAAATATATCTTTCCATTTGAAGAGGTAGAGAAGATTATTAAGGTAAAAAAAGATAAAATACATAACTATTCTAATCAGATATTTGTTGAATATAATGATGAAATTATTCCCGTTTTTGATTTAAAGGGTATTTTAGAGAATAAGGAATATTCATATGAAGAGATAATAAGTAGAGAATATAAATATGATTTATTACCGATGGTTATAATTGATAATGGTAATGCAGCTATATTAATAGATGAATTGATAGAAGAGAATGAATTTTTGGTTAAACCATTACCAGAATATTTAAAACATAAATTTATATATGGTTCAACAATTTTAGGAAATGGAGATATAGTATTGATTCTTAGACCATCAGGATTGGTGATATAA
- a CDS encoding methyl-accepting chemotaxis protein, translating to MEEKKLLSPESQKKPGIMKIKDEELKKKREEARQKAMERAKKQTIIKRQVIAENLTSSSEELLAAVEQISSSVEELSKSMMQISSGTEQISNSIHEIRAAIYQINKNSENIKKEANDILYETDKSQVQILQSINSVDTLINSVNKTIEFNKETNENIMELKEKSQKISEIINSVVLIADQTNLLSLNAAIEAARAEEYGVGFAVVADEVRNLAEISEINAKSIEKYIGNLRKSMDFVIENVEKLSEFFKNQGDLGNDINEDFKKIREVFEEVKNNINKEMNIIEEFAEISEKYLSSAENVVSFSEQVARESEDISISLQEEEKAFIQISQASQDLVDVSEKILNSVEDKTSLELLSTSIDELFNVMEEAYDGSENIKSHLEQLEKISSVFAGEMDNMNTLVIKFYELSRELLETNKKDKDVLNEIYKKVKEDKDKVNELIKNITQTNDGFSNIYANIKKLSSNFKQINNIISKMEKMSIQINMLAVNGFIEAARAGESGKGFYVVSNDIRELSKNSEENLESIKMVLEEIDENIKSSEENVYENQKRAYSGILEANSSIYAIVEIEKNLNNLLNKYDSITHSISEITIAIEQSKRAVEQAQSAVEESFASIEEASKASLEHERGINEMLKVVKEIMNQSSDLQL from the coding sequence ATGGAAGAAAAAAAATTACTCTCTCCTGAGTCACAAAAAAAACCCGGAATAATGAAGATTAAAGATGAAGAACTTAAGAAAAAAAGAGAAGAAGCTCGTCAAAAGGCTATGGAAAGAGCTAAAAAGCAAACAATTATAAAGAGACAGGTTATTGCAGAGAATTTAACATCATCCTCTGAAGAATTGTTGGCGGCTGTTGAACAGATTAGTTCCAGTGTTGAAGAATTATCAAAATCCATGATGCAAATAAGTTCCGGAACAGAACAAATATCAAATTCCATTCACGAAATAAGAGCAGCAATATATCAAATAAATAAAAATTCAGAAAACATAAAAAAAGAAGCAAATGATATTTTATATGAAACGGATAAATCACAAGTTCAAATTTTACAATCAATAAATAGTGTGGATACGTTGATAAATTCTGTAAATAAAACTATAGAATTTAATAAAGAAACAAACGAAAATATTATGGAATTAAAAGAAAAATCTCAGAAAATATCTGAAATAATTAATTCCGTAGTTTTAATAGCCGATCAAACAAATTTGTTATCATTAAATGCAGCAATAGAAGCAGCAAGAGCTGAAGAATATGGTGTTGGATTTGCTGTAGTAGCTGATGAAGTTAGAAATCTTGCAGAAATTTCGGAGATTAATGCAAAAAGCATAGAAAAATATATAGGTAATCTCAGGAAAAGTATGGATTTTGTAATTGAAAATGTGGAAAAATTAAGCGAATTTTTTAAGAATCAGGGAGATTTAGGAAATGATATAAATGAGGATTTTAAGAAAATAAGAGAAGTTTTTGAAGAGGTTAAAAATAATATAAATAAAGAAATGAATATAATAGAAGAATTTGCTGAAATATCAGAAAAATATTTATCTTCTGCAGAAAATGTTGTATCTTTTTCTGAACAGGTGGCAAGGGAGTCAGAAGATATTTCTATTTCTTTGCAAGAAGAAGAAAAAGCATTTATTCAAATTTCCCAGGCATCTCAAGATTTAGTTGACGTTTCTGAAAAAATTTTAAATTCAGTAGAAGATAAAACATCTTTAGAATTGTTATCAACTTCAATAGATGAATTGTTTAATGTAATGGAAGAAGCTTATGATGGATCAGAAAATATAAAATCTCACCTTGAGCAACTTGAAAAAATTTCATCGGTATTTGCTGGAGAAATGGATAATATGAATACTTTAGTAATAAAATTCTATGAATTATCTCGTGAATTATTGGAAACAAATAAAAAGGATAAAGATGTTCTTAATGAAATATATAAGAAGGTTAAAGAAGATAAAGATAAAGTAAATGAATTAATAAAAAATATAACTCAAACAAATGATGGATTTTCAAATATATATGCAAATATAAAAAAGTTATCTTCAAATTTTAAGCAAATAAATAATATTATTTCTAAAATGGAGAAGATGTCTATTCAAATAAATATGTTAGCTGTAAATGGATTTATTGAAGCTGCAAGAGCAGGAGAATCCGGAAAAGGTTTTTACGTTGTTTCTAATGATATTAGAGAGTTATCAAAAAATTCAGAAGAAAATTTAGAATCGATTAAAATGGTTCTTGAAGAGATAGACGAAAATATAAAGAGTTCAGAAGAAAATGTTTATGAAAACCAAAAAAGAGCATATTCAGGGATATTAGAGGCAAATTCATCGATATATGCTATTGTTGAAATAGAAAAAAATTTAAATAATCTATTGAATAAATATGATTCTATTACGCATTCTATTTCAGAAATAACAATAGCGATTGAACAATCTAAAAGAGCTGTAGAACAGGCTCAAAGCGCTGTTGAAGAATCGTTTGCATCTATTGAAGAAGCTTCTAAAGCCTCGTTAGAACATGAAAGAGGAATAAATGAAATGTTGAAAGTGGTAAAAGAGATAATGAATCAATCAAGTGATTTGCAACTCTAA